GTCAAACGTTAAGCGAAGCAACAAATCTTGCAAGTCCACTGATTCCTTCTCATTGGCTGCTTTGTCCAAAATACACCATAGCCGGTTCTTGATGGACCTATTCACCCACCGAGCCATAGCTTGCCTGAGTGTCCTGGTTGTGAACTCAAGTGCTGCTGTTTTCCTTTGAATAAGCCACGTCTCTCCATCACTATTGAAGATCCCTTGCCCCAAAAGATCATGAAACGCAGCTTGCCAATGAGGCCCTTTCGGGTAATTATCAAACCGCGTCCGAAGAATGTGCTCGATGTTTTTGGGGTGACAAGTGACGGTATAGAACCCTTGCTTGAGAGCCAGGAAAGGAAGAGCAATGGTGCATGTTTGATAGGTTGCTGAACCACCAGTGGCTCGAAGGTTACTAGCAATCCAATCATGGATTCTCCTCCGGTTCATGAAAAGAAGCGGTAGGCTACCGACCAGAGGCCATACTCTTGGACCGGTTAATTTCCTGGCTAGGAAATGGAACCAGATTGAGTAAGCAAATATTGCAGCAGCCAAGCTGAAGACTAATTGAAGGGTTTCCATGGGGTATTACAGAAACTAAATTTTGAGAGTGACTGATAAGAAAGATGTTATATATAAAGTGATGAAAAGGAGAAAAAGATTAGGAAGAGTTGTTAGGAAATTTGAGTCCATTGAAGAGAGGTTTGCTGGTGGGTTGATATGAACTACGTACGTGAGGTAATTTACACGAAATCCATGCAAAAGGTTTTCAAGTAGGTACCATAGATCAAAGACTTATTACATTTGCAGTCATTAGAATTAAACTAATTTATTCAATTCCCATCCGGATGCTTAGCCTTCTGGAAGAAATAATATTGGTACTGGTTTGTTAGAGGATGatagtgattttttttatgtaaaaatttcatttattagtatggattttaaaatatactttcatTAAATGCATTTATATTCCTCGAATCTAGATGATATAAAGGACTAAGGATGCAATTAAGCCATTGTTTTCCCACAAAACAAAAGTTGACAGTTATGACATTACTTTTGTTGGAATTATTCCTGCATTGCTGCCCACCCTAAATTTCCAAAGAAAAAGACGAGTGGTTGGAGATCGTTTACCCGCACTGAGAAAATTGGGTTTTTGTTCACAAAACCTACACATAAAAGGCATAAGCTTATAATATAtgcatattgaaaagaaaaagagaagggaaaCTTTgggataaagaaaagaaaatcatctAGGGTTTAAGATATTTTCTCTTTTGCCCTTTTCTTCCTCGAGAAAAAAAGAACTCACCAACCCCTATTGATTTTCTCCTCTCTTACAAAATACAAGGGGGAAACTGCAAATAACCCCCAAACGGGCTGTGAACTTAAAGCCCATTTATGTTTTGGCGATGGCCGATGGGATTTCTTTGGACTCCGTTTTTGCTTTGTTTGAAAGAATGTTGATTTATATTTGCTTTTTCAGTATATTTAATATTGTCAAACTTCTTTAAAAAAGATGGGTTAAGTTTAGATTGAATTAAACAGATCCatttaattaaaatgtaaatttaaaattataaaataaaaagatttaatactttttaactattttaaaaaatatatatttacatttacaTATGAGAAAAGAAAATCATTCTTATCAAAATTGGATGATTTGTCCTGTCtcgcaaaaaaaaaatctaattatatttataattcgGATGTTGGGTATAATAAAAATTAgtcattttttataattaattaatttttttttacttttttagaaTCTAACCTGATAAAAgagacattttaaaaaaatattaaaaccaaaTTAGCCCTATGTTTTAGAATATCAGtctattaaaaacaaaaaataatttaccaactattaaaattttttattttagacatCCAAATAAAGTTATATAGTTTAAAAGGGAAACATGCAGTTTTtctctaaataataaaattattttaaaatttccatgtCAGCTTTTGTTTTTGGTTCTTTGTTTCAGTTACCCTAAGCCATAGGTGtcttcactttttttcttttcattttctctgTTCTTCGGtcaaaaaactttttcaattcaCAGGGAAACTACTGGCAGAGTAGTTTAACCAAACCAATCTGAAAAACAACAAGAAGAAGATCGAAGGAAGAGAGCAAATCATTTAGCCATTGATTTCGTTGAGGCCCAATGCCGGGATCTGAGTACTCTTCCGTTGAGTTGCAACGGATGTTGATGACAGACTCGGGCATGGCTGCAGCCGCTCAACAGCTGATGCAACTCAGCGATGAAGATAACAGCAGTATCAGCAGCAGCAATGGCAATAAGAAAGACAAGAAAATCAGAGGGAAAGATGATGAAAGAGAGAGATTCTTCAAACATAATCAATATGAGATGACTTGAGCAAAGATTGAAGAAATTCCGGGAAAGAGGAGATTTTGAGACCAACTAAGAAGCGGAGGTATAGTTTCCTTGAGGGTATTTACAAGGAGACAAAACCTATGAAGGTTAGCTACGGGAATAATTTATGGTATTGGACAAAATGCTTGTGCTATTGGTGTCAAGGAAGTGGAAGAACAAGGTTCCTGCGACGAAGAAGAACCACTTATACAGATAGCTGAATACCGTATTTGCCAGGAGGACTGCTAACATAACAATCGTATTCTTACCAATTacatttataaaatcaaatttcattgCAAGGAAAAAAACCAAAGTAACgtaaaagttgaaataaaaatgGGGCAAAGCTAGATTCGTCTTTATTAGGATAAAAAAGGTTAGATTTGTTAAATTgccaaatttactaaaaatttggCTCATTGGGCTGAGGTTACAAAATTGCCACGCATGAAACCCCATATCCATATCTGCTAAGATCAATTCTCGCCCagaccaaaataaataaataaaagaacctTTGAAAATCCAGTACTGAAGATAAGCCGCTTGTGGCGAGCTCGTGGTACAAGCACTCGCACTCCATTGTTTTCCCACTCATCATATCTTAAAATCCCAATCCAGCGGTCCAAAATTCACTACTAACACTATCCCCATAAAAGTATATTTCAGCAATAACATTATTGTTCATCATCATCATTTCAGTGgaaggaagagaaaagaaaaacaccAGTTCAATTTCTAAGCTAAGTAACAATGGCTTCTCTCCCTATATTTTCCTTTGTTCCTTCAAAAACAAGGATTTACGCAACAGCAGCTGCAAAAGGTGCAGGTGGAGGCAAAGAAGAGAAAGGGCTTTTCGATTGGATTCTTGGGAACTTGCAGAAGGAAGAGCAGTTTTATGAAACTGACCCTATCCTCAAGAAAGTTGAAGAAAAGAATGGCGGTGGCAGTGGCAGTGGCACTACCAGTGGTCGCAAGAACTCTGTTTCAATCCCTCAGAAGAAGAAGGACAATGCTGGCTTTGGGCTTGGAGGGCTTTTCAAGAAATGAAAGATACTATAATCATCCTTTGGGGAAGTTTCATTGGTTTGGAATTAATTCATGTTTTCTATCTTCAATATTATGAACCTTTCTTCATTCTTGAACACTAAGCTGTTATCGATTTCCTTTAATGCACACTACTTAAAAATCTTATAAATTACTAATTCATTTGAAGTCAGATGTTTGCTTTTACTGATTTTATTTTTGGCCTTTCCACTGATAAGAAATTTAATTGAACACCTCTACCTAGTAAATCAGGGTGTTTCTTGGATGAATGTCTCATAAaagtttaagtgattaatttaTGTTTCTTTGATTTAGAACATTGGAATGTTTGATTTACTGTATCTGATGAAAAAATTTATCTGCAAAAAAGCAAGCTGTATACGGCATCATTTTCATGCATCAGTGACTAAAACAGGAACTGCTGTTTCTGTTTTCTTACATAGTTAATGCATGAACCTGAAGACAATGAAGTTCATGCCTCGTAGGAATATAACATATTACAAATGATGTTACAATTAAGTTAGAGAAACAGCCAGAGCTGGCGCTGGTTATAGAAATTAAGGAGCCATTTCGACCGATGGGAAATGGATAGCTTCCGAGCAATAAACAAGATTAGGTGAAAACCGAGAAGATAAATAATGATTGGCCTTGTTCTTTTTGGCCCAATGATTGGCCCTCTTTCCGAGTAGTTGTAAGGTTTAACTCtatgatatatatacacacatgcaGCCGCAAGTATAAAACAAACAATGATCTGTATCTGTTACGATCTTGTTACTTTCTATTACATCTGATTCCTAACTCATTTCTGTCATAGTTGACTAGCTGAAATCTTGCTGTCTGGagattatttcttttctttagaaCAAAATGTAGTTCATGCAAAAGTATGCAGTAAGGATGTGAAATCCAAAGTCCAAAAAATGACTCTGTTTAATCATGGGGTTCAAATCAAGCTTTAGAAAAAGAACGTGATGGATACGTAGGTTGTGATTGTTGGGTGCCAAATGACAAAGGATAAGGATGTATGTCACACAACTTGGCATGTTGATATTGGTTTTTCGACTAACCTGGCCTCCTCCATCCCTCGGGACCAACAAAGAGTAGCACAAACATATTCACCTGCTGTTGGTATAGACTATTTGCCTTGAAGAAAACATAGCTTCTCCTTCTCAGCCAAGTCTATGTCAAAAAGCTAATTAAGAATTCTAATATCATGTGGTATTGGAAAAACATACCATGTGATTGCTGTCTCAACTTAAGTGTTTTGCACTTGGTTCGAGTCTGGTCCTCTCTGAATATTCTATTAACTTTATTTGGAAAGCTTTTTTGGTAAAAAAGTGGTAGAGACGAATAAAATATAGCTAGAACTGGACTGATTTGGAAACCTATGAAACAGAGCAAGTTTGCTGGTAAGCTTGTCTGAAATATGCACCTCCAACAGAATGTACACAGTAGGATAAACCAAACCAAAGAGATAATACATATAAGATACTCCATTGTTTTTCATAAGTAAATTAAACAAGCCTTTACTTTGATCATCTGGAAAGAAAACGATAATGTACATGTAACTTCTAGGAATATGTTGCTTAATATCTTCATGAACTACAGAGTTCAGTGAGAATTATGAAGCAGAAACAGAATTTGATCTAGGCAAAGAAGCAGAAGAGTTGATAAATTCGATGCAGTCTTCAATGGCAGCATTTCTATGAGAATCAACAGGAGTTTCAAATGGTTTCGGTCTtcctaatgaagaagaagaaacctTATGGGAAGGCCTAATTCTCATGGATACCACTGCCACATGTAAACCTTTTGCTGCTTTGCCACCGAGGTGTTTGAAAAACCTTACCGGCGAAAATTCCGATGATCTGCATCGCATGAAGCCACAACTCCTGATAGCACTTATGTTCTCGGCAGCCATGGTATCATTAGAATTCTGCAAAATGGAACCATTTGGCTTGTTGTTTTCCTTTTGAGTGGTTTTGTTGATCCCTTTAGTTGCCATCTTCTTCAGTTAGCTGCACTTTGAGAGAAAAGGGTAATTTGGTTATAGAGTTGAAGCTAAAGCAGATGATGGAAAATGGGTGTGGTGTGGATGGGAGAGCTTGGCAAATATAAAAGGTCTAGGCAAGGGGGAGAaagcaattaaaaaaataataaagagttATGAATAAATATGACCCAACACTTAATAGTGAAAAGATTTTTgtaatcagaatcaaaatcatgGACTTTCCTTTTGTAACTTTTCTTAAATGGGATACTATCTgaaatttgctttttttttttttcatttttccattttataTGCCCTGGGAAGCATGATGATGATAAATGATCAAAGAAAAGAATCTAGGTTCAAGCTATGTTGCtttgactcttttttttctttttttcttaaagtACACATTCGATACATATTAAGACTCACACGACCCTTCATGTATTCGCATTGGACACTTACACCCAAGCCTAAGATATAGCAAAACAGTAAATATTGCAAGCAACATTTGAATTAAAGTTTGCAAGCACTCAACCAGGCTGCTGGGCCAAATTTGAGTTAAGGTATAAGTGCGCCACTAACTCTTAGGCTCAAATGGTGGGATACTTTGGAAGAATTAAGCTGAAGTCTTGTTATACAAAGAAAAAAGGGTCAGATATCCCTAAAGATTGCACgttattttatattagttttaaGCATTTTGATTCCAAGTTGATGGAACTATTTCGAATTAAGTGATTAGGGTTCTCATACTTCTGGCCTTTGGGATCAAATTCTATGTATGTATGAACGGTAGTTTTTGATTTTCAAAAGGCTAACATCATAATAAAGTTAAAAAGAAGGGCCTCTATGCAAGGCTACAAATGAAAGATGAATTGCCATCATTGTCCTCTATATTTGGCGGGGACCTGGAGTTCTTATATACACACACGAGGGGCTATAAACCAACATCAAATCATGGTAtccattaaaaaaaacatgttcaAAGAAGTTGGCAATAAGCTTTTAGATGAGAGGAAAaggatataaaataaaataaaaacaaagcacAAGTTAGGGTAGCCTCCTTTGAGTTTTCTATGATTATCCACTGCTCTTTTCCAACTGGAATCTCTAAAAGGGATGTTTCACATAGGGAAAAAGAGGTGGGCATATTTAAACTGGATATTCTTTTTTCTAAGGGACCCTTGTGCTATTTTCTTAAGTTTAATTCTTCCCTTTAGAAAAAGAAGTTTTAGATGAGATAACCTTTCGGTAAATCTTTGACATTAGTTCAAATAACCATTATTTATAGATTTCAATCATAATTACTgcaacctttttctttatttccaaTCTGTTGTATACACATGTTCCATCAATTGAATGGGATGGACCAAAATCTAACAAAATAGACGTGAAAGTTGGATAGAAAGAAAATTACAAAGCCATAGAAAACCAGATGTGCTAAAGACATAACAGGCTTCAATTTCCCAACCCCCCAAACCCTTTAGACAAATACGTAATTCATTAAGAAAGGATAAAGTATGATTAGACATGACAAAAGATGCACCATGATTACAATGTAGCATTATGATTATCTCAAATGCCAAAAAGAAatgttaaaagtgttaaatcTTATGTTTTATTTGTGATTTATATATTTAGCTTCAGTATTTTCATCTACAATTAATTGATTGATTTTAGGTTATATTTACATCTGTACTTTCAGAAATTATCTTTTTCAGTTCAAATATTGGATGCAAAAGCattcattaagttaaaagatTATTAAGTTTGATGGAGTTGAAGATGGAAGTGTAACTAATGGGTATAAAATGCTATGCTGAAAGCTGGACCAACATAGAATCTTCCTACTTCCTTTTCTTTCAAAAGGTTTCACTGATTTATGTAGTTTGGAATTCAGAAGCACCGAATTAAGCCTAATTTCTGGTAAATGCAAATTGCTGTCATCATTTCAAGTCCACTCAGATTTCGAATGACCGAAAACCAATTAGTGTTAGATTATTTGTCAAGACGAAAGTAGTGGAATATTTGTTAGTGGTGAATTAAAAAACCCTACACTTCTTGGCTATCTTGATGCATGAATGAGAAGATTCTATCAGGCTTTAGTGATTACCAAACCAGGTTGATCTTATGATGGTGTAGCTCCTCTAGAGTTCGATGGTCGTTCCTAAAATAAGGTTCTTGATGAACCCCGAGTTTAGTTTATCGAATGAAGGCTctactattttttaaaaagtgtGATATTAGATAAGTTTGAACTCTGAAATTCGAATCCCAAGATCTGCAATCCCTTCCATTTTCTCGAGATTATAAATTAACCACTCAACCAAGTGGACACAAGTTTAGGCATAAAGCAAAGCTGAAGCAGGTACCGGTATACCTATGCTTGAGGATAGAAGGAAACCAGATCACAAATGATGAGAGTGAGGAAAGATGAGTAAAGGCTGAAAGTCCATGTGATGGGATTATAGGTTAACCAGAAAAGGGCAGCCATAGGAATAGACTCATGCAATGATGCAACACACTAACTAAGACTTCTTAAAACGTGTTGCCTAGGCActtcctttttcatttcattttgtttttctgGTTTGCCAACTCTTAGCTACTTTTTCCTATTTCGATCCTGTCAGATTTGAAGCACTATGCGACAACTAGCAGATAACCAAACGATTAAATATAAAGCCacattcacaaaaaaaaaaaaaaaaaaagctagcTCACTGAAAAATTAAGCActttcaattaatcaaattccAGCTGATGTGGGATTCTATAATGTAATAATCTTCAACCATCTGTTTTGAGGCCAAGGGAGTATACAGCAGTAAAATTTTGCAATTTGCTCTCAAGGTCTGCACATATGTTCTATGCTTTTAATCAGATTTCCTTCTAAAAGTGACACACAATCCAAACCAGGAACATAGTCTAATTTGAAGTAGAATTCTATTAGACTGTTGTACCAACAGCGATTTAGCACCAAAACTTAAGATCATAGTCAAATATGGTTCAATGACAAATATATAATTGCAAAATCATCACATCAATGTCTCCTCTCACATCCTCTTCAACTGTCATTACAATTTCTTCAAACAAGATGTTCCAGAACCAAACATCCATTACTCATCATCATTGGTTTTTCAGCAAAAAAAAGCATAAACAGATCAATAAAAGTAAATGCATTGAATTTCTCCAGTAAACTGCATCTTAATCTTTCAAAAGTACAAAATTAATACACAGCTTTTCAAGGTTTACATTCCAATTTCCAAATAATTCAGAGTGAAGAAAGCTCATTGtgtattatcatttttttacaagCAAAACCGGGCCATCATGATTGATGATAAAATTCAAGAATTCCCTAACTTCTCCACAATCCTTAAAACAGTGAGGTGCCTGAAGATCACTGTCCAAATTGTACCAAACTCCATCGATCTTTCTCACTGCAATCCAATGCCTACTTTTCCAAAGCCCACCATAGCGTCTAACAGGAACATTAACCACGATTCCCATCAACAATCCATCATTAAGGTCGATAGCCGAAGCCCCATTTCGACCATCATGCCAAATCACAGTCTTCCCTCTCCCTTCAAGTGCAGCAATTAGAACATTTATATCATAGTTGCCAGTAACTGAATTATGGTGAGGCTTGAAGACTAAAGAAAAGGGTGTCCAAATTTCCTTTTCTGGGTCATCAAGAACGAGTCTTTCAGCTATAGAATTCAAAGTGGCTCGAGTGAATGCATCCTTTTGCTGAATTGaaacaaaatattacaaattattgACGAAAACCCATTTTCAAGAACATActagaaaagagagagagagaaggtaCCTGGAAGAGATTGTTAAGGGAATGTAAGAGGCAAAATTGTAATCTTTGCCTTTCGTGATAAATTTGGTTCTGCTCGCTTGCCATGAATCCAAGGCTGTTGAAATTTGATTCTGGTAAAGGGACCCCTAATAGCAGATTGGCTCTTCGAAATCAAGGGTTATGGATTCTGATTAGAAGTTCAACTCTTTCCTCGAGTTGCTGAGCTGGTTTTACTTAATTCAAAAAAAGAATAAAccatttcctttttttcttccAACAATTAAATAAAGCCTTTTAGTAGTTGGACGGTTTTGctgaaaagtaaataaatatttttcttcatttaattgcaaaattttcttttctagtaTAGCTCGGGATTATTTCGAATTAAAggaatatatatgataaattacaTTAAGTTTTGCCTTAGAGATACTGTTGACCTTTGGATTTCAAACATGTCATTCTTTATCAAATATCCATGAGACTAACACTTTGCAGTTTCGAATATAAATTTTCTACTTAAAAATATGATATGATAagatgataaattttattttatttataaataatccTACAATGATGAAAGAGATCAAACTTTAAAAAGGCgattagtgaaataaattatctttaaaataatattcgagttacaatttatttttattctttttttaaaatatagattAGACATCCGTGTacgttaaaaaaataaaatatttatttatttatttatttcttggaCGAAATCAACATTGCCCAATTTTAGTCTAGATTCCGTATATACAATATGAAGTTGGCTTTGCGACCCAACCGTTTTTTAAGTAGCAAATTCAGAAAGCAACAGATAAATAATAAGTACATGGCTTTTCCAGAAATGGTTCTCCATTATAATGAATTCTAACAATTCACATAGAAACTATCATTGTAACAGTAGACCGAAGAGGAGGAGGAAATCAACAGAACAGATATATAAGCTGCCATGCCTGCATTCCATTGATTCCTATTAGATATTATGTGTCCAGATTCGGATATGTAAGAGTACCAAGTACATATTTGACATTTGAGTACACAATTTCTCAGGTTCCACGTCCGAAAAATTATTTGTAAACACCATGTATTGTTTGTTTGTGGCGAAATATGTACAATGCTCTAAAGACAACATTTTTGAACGCAGCTTGTTTTATCTGGCAATAATCTTATATTTCACAGAATAATTATGTGTACAACTCAAGTACTGTTACACTTGCCACTACCTATACCTTTTTTCCATGGAAATAATAGTCAATGTACAACATAACAGACGTTGGAGACCAACCTGGATATAGACATAATGTCAAGGATGGCGGAGACAAGCTTGAAAGTGATCACAAGGAAATAGATCTTCAGCCTTACCACTTTATCTACGTTTCTTCTGGGTGCCATGAgaataaaaacaatgaaaaaactTGGTAGtgttgaaaaaacaaaaaaggctAAAATTCACCTTGTTGGAATATACAAAAATTTCAGGGGAGATGATGATGGTAACCACGACATGCTCACTGACATGGTTCAAAGCATTAAGAAAGCTGCAGTTGACACTGTATTGTGCTCAATATGGTGAAGAGAAATGAGCAAAACTGCTTATCCAGAGCCTGCTTGCACTGGCAGAAGAGACTTTTGCTTGCCAGCGATGAAGACTGTTAGTTCCTCCGGTGCAACAACCAATTTCAACCATTCTTGCAGCTCTTCACCTTCAACTTTCTCATTTTCTGAATAAAAAGCAAGTATATGAAGTAATAATTTATTCTCTTTTCTCCTTTATAAGGATACGGAACAACTACTTCACAACTAGATTCAAAAGTTTAAGATTGTGGATGTTATGGTAAACTAGGATATGAAAAAGATGCAATGCCCACAACAAAACAAGAAACATATACCACatagaaatgaaaaaagaacAGGATGCAGCAGATTACCTTCCAGGTGGGCACCAAGCCCTTCTAAAACAGTTGGATTAGCACGAACAACAGAAAGGGCTACTTCTAGTGCAGACTGTAATAATGCTCTCACCTCTCTTTGAACAAGATCAACTAGATGTCCCTGTATGTTCTGGATCAG
The genomic region above belongs to Gossypium hirsutum isolate 1008001.06 chromosome D05, Gossypium_hirsutum_v2.1, whole genome shotgun sequence and contains:
- the LOC107906609 gene encoding uncharacterized protein, which encodes MASLPIFSFVPSKTRIYATAAAKGAGGGKEEKGLFDWILGNLQKEEQFYETDPILKKVEEKNGGGSGSGTTSGRKNSVSIPQKKKDNAGFGLGGLFKK
- the LOC107906608 gene encoding josephin-like protein, which gives rise to MATKGINKTTQKENNKPNGSILQNSNDTMAAENISAIRSCGFMRCRSSEFSPVRFFKHLGGKAAKGLHVAVVSMRIRPSHKVSSSSLGRPKPFETPVDSHRNAAIEDCIEFINSSASLPRSNSVSAS
- the LOC107906607 gene encoding josephin-like protein, encoding MASEQNQIYHERQRLQFCLLHSLNNLFQQKDAFTRATLNSIAERLVLDDPEKEIWTPFSLVFKPHHNSVTGNYDINVLIAALEGRGKTVIWHDGRNGASAIDLNDGLLMGIVVNVPVRRYGGLWKSRHWIAVRKIDGVWYNLDSDLQAPHCFKDCGEVREFLNFIINHDGPVLLVKK